In Pseudobythopirellula maris, a single window of DNA contains:
- a CDS encoding thioredoxin family protein yields the protein MLASWMALTVAAALSASTPTTTETTADWQADYGKALEQTRSDDRPLLVVIDSPSDETQRVDPTLLDPQSGKFPLEKYDLCHVDVTTEYGKQVAEAFSATTFPHVSIIDRSGSVILHKQSGAVSEKQWNDALAKHERGLRRGEGSYRVSKPTVSASDITVSGYGSAAPMQYTQPYCPSCQRR from the coding sequence ATGCTCGCAAGTTGGATGGCCCTGACCGTAGCGGCCGCCTTGTCGGCCTCGACTCCCACGACAACCGAAACCACCGCCGATTGGCAAGCCGATTACGGCAAGGCGTTGGAGCAGACCCGCTCCGATGATCGCCCGCTGCTCGTCGTGATCGACTCGCCTTCGGACGAGACGCAACGCGTCGACCCCACGCTGCTGGACCCGCAGAGCGGCAAGTTCCCGCTCGAGAAGTACGACCTCTGCCACGTCGACGTGACGACCGAGTACGGCAAGCAGGTGGCCGAGGCGTTCAGCGCCACGACCTTCCCGCACGTTTCGATCATCGATCGCTCCGGCTCGGTGATCCTGCACAAGCAGTCGGGCGCCGTCAGTGAGAAGCAGTGGAACGACGCCCTGGCCAAGCACGAGCGCGGCCTGCGTCGCGGCGAGGGATCCTACCGGGTCTCGAAGCCGACCGTTTCGGCCTCGGACATCACGGTCTCGGGTTACGGCTCGGCGGCGCCGATGCAGTACACCCAGCCGTACTGCCCGAGCTGCCAGCGCCGCTGA
- a CDS encoding YraN family protein: protein MTIRLAMLGRPRPLGERGERHAAKLLKRKGFKMLLAGRRNRYGEFDLVALDRRRERSLERQPLVFVEVKTRRSLRAGTPAEAVTPEKQRRLSRAALAFLRSHDLLEHPVRFDVVAIHWPKGERLPLSAEHFVNAFEPPASRGFFG from the coding sequence GTGACGATCCGCCTCGCGATGCTCGGCCGCCCGCGTCCGCTCGGCGAGCGCGGCGAACGCCACGCCGCCAAACTGCTCAAGCGCAAGGGCTTCAAGATGTTGCTGGCGGGGCGTCGCAACCGCTACGGCGAGTTCGACCTCGTGGCCCTCGATCGGCGGCGTGAACGCTCGCTCGAGCGACAGCCGCTCGTGTTTGTCGAGGTCAAGACACGCCGTTCGCTGCGGGCGGGAACCCCGGCCGAGGCGGTCACCCCTGAGAAGCAGCGGCGGCTCAGCCGCGCCGCGTTGGCTTTCTTGCGTTCGCACGACCTGCTGGAGCACCCGGTGCGATTCGACGTGGTCGCGATCCATTGGCCGAAGGGAGAGCGGCTGCCGCTCAGCGCGGAGCACTTCGTCAACGCCTTCGAGCCGCCCGCTTCGCGGGGGTTCTTTGGCTAG
- a CDS encoding GTPase, whose translation MATVRVLTPRGRAAIAVVEVRGAGALACVDRCFFGAAGKPLGERPSNQPLFGRWLGEKGEEVVVAVRGRERVEVHCHGGDAAVGAVVASLAERGATRLEDEVEPAGVSPMAAAAWRALRSAPTERVAGVLLDQANGALDHAVEAALNRLRGGDAHGARDMLLGVLRWERLGGRLISPWRVVLAGPPNAGKSSLVNALVGYERAIVYDTPGTTRDVVAVRTALDGWPVELSDTAGLRVSSDPLEAAGIERARAALAGADLIVAVTPLAEGDAAPIESPAGVKRIDVRSKVDLADLPTPAGAIGTSSVDGRGIEALLAAITSSLVDASPEPGAAVPFLPRQAATLREACDAIEGAAIEGDVIEGDGAHRAEALLTALLATAG comes from the coding sequence ATGGCCACGGTGCGAGTGCTCACGCCGCGCGGGCGGGCGGCGATCGCCGTGGTCGAGGTCCGTGGCGCGGGGGCGTTGGCGTGTGTCGACCGCTGCTTCTTCGGCGCGGCAGGCAAGCCGCTCGGCGAGAGGCCAAGCAACCAACCGCTGTTCGGTCGCTGGCTGGGCGAGAAGGGCGAAGAGGTGGTGGTGGCCGTGCGCGGCCGGGAGCGAGTTGAGGTCCACTGCCACGGGGGTGACGCGGCGGTCGGCGCGGTTGTGGCAAGCCTCGCCGAGCGGGGGGCGACTCGGCTTGAAGACGAAGTGGAGCCGGCCGGTGTGAGCCCGATGGCCGCGGCGGCGTGGCGGGCTTTGCGATCGGCGCCGACCGAGCGTGTGGCGGGCGTGTTGCTCGACCAGGCGAACGGGGCCCTCGACCACGCGGTCGAGGCGGCGCTAAATCGGCTACGCGGGGGCGACGCGCACGGCGCCCGCGACATGCTCCTCGGCGTGCTCCGCTGGGAACGGCTTGGCGGCAGGCTCATCTCGCCCTGGCGGGTGGTGCTCGCCGGCCCGCCGAACGCCGGCAAGAGCAGCCTGGTGAATGCGCTAGTGGGCTACGAGCGAGCGATCGTGTACGACACGCCCGGCACGACACGCGACGTGGTGGCCGTGCGGACCGCCCTGGATGGCTGGCCCGTCGAGCTCAGCGACACGGCGGGGCTGCGAGTCAGCAGCGACCCCCTCGAAGCGGCGGGCATCGAGCGGGCCCGGGCCGCCCTGGCGGGGGCCGACCTGATCGTTGCGGTCACGCCGCTCGCCGAAGGCGACGCGGCGCCGATCGAGTCGCCTGCCGGAGTTAAACGGATCGACGTGAGGAGCAAGGTCGACCTCGCTGACCTCCCGACGCCGGCCGGTGCGATCGGCACGAGCAGCGTCGACGGGCGGGGGATCGAGGCCTTGCTCGCGGCGATCACGAGCAGCCTGGTCGACGCGAGCCCTGAGCCCGGGGCGGCCGTGCCTTTCTTGCCCCGGCAGGCCGCCACGCTCCGCGAGGCGTGCGACGCGATCGAGGGCGCCGCGATCGAGGGCGACGTGATTGAGGGCGATGGGGCGCATCGCGCCGAGGCGCTGCTGACAGCGTTGCTAGCGACCGCGGGCTGA
- a CDS encoding type III pantothenate kinase has translation MSGLIAIDVGNSRVKLGYFPAAGACDNAPEGAAAALLPIAAPRLPEPDSTLGLGSDESWDEPLAAWLDGLSIDTLRVAIGSVCGPAAERIVAALRDEAQRRSCEINVVGLTHENLPLVTRVEAPERVGVDRLLTAVAANRLRRPDAPAIVVDLGTAITVDLVSADGGFEGGAILPGVRMSARALNEQTEALPVSEMVELDGSPDAVGKETLSAIRAGLYWGAVGAIRELIARQRDRLTVTPQVFLTGGAAPSVARLIGGPDYVVRHAPHLALSGAAAAAESLASTPGGA, from the coding sequence ATGAGCGGACTTATCGCAATCGATGTCGGCAACAGCCGTGTGAAGCTCGGGTATTTCCCTGCGGCCGGCGCCTGTGACAACGCCCCAGAGGGAGCGGCGGCGGCGCTGCTGCCGATCGCCGCCCCGCGGCTGCCCGAACCCGACTCGACGCTCGGCCTCGGCTCGGACGAGTCGTGGGACGAACCGCTGGCCGCGTGGCTCGACGGGTTGTCGATCGACACGTTGCGGGTGGCGATCGGGAGCGTTTGCGGGCCGGCTGCCGAGCGCATTGTGGCGGCGCTTCGCGACGAGGCTCAGCGCCGTTCGTGCGAGATCAACGTGGTCGGACTCACGCACGAGAACCTGCCGCTCGTGACGCGTGTCGAAGCGCCGGAGCGCGTGGGCGTTGACCGGTTGCTGACGGCCGTCGCCGCCAACCGTTTGCGTCGCCCCGATGCGCCGGCGATCGTCGTCGACCTGGGGACCGCGATCACGGTCGACCTGGTGTCGGCCGACGGCGGCTTCGAGGGGGGCGCCATCCTGCCCGGCGTGCGGATGTCGGCCCGCGCGCTCAACGAGCAGACCGAGGCGTTGCCGGTGAGCGAGATGGTCGAGCTCGACGGCTCGCCCGACGCCGTGGGCAAGGAGACACTCTCCGCCATCCGCGCCGGGCTTTACTGGGGCGCGGTGGGGGCGATCCGAGAGCTGATCGCCCGCCAACGCGACCGGCTCACCGTTACTCCGCAGGTGTTTCTCACCGGCGGGGCGGCGCCTTCGGTCGCCCGGCTGATCGGCGGCCCCGACTACGTGGTGCGCCACGCGCCGCACCTGGCGCTCTCGGGCGCGGCGGCGGCCGCCGAGAGCCTGGCGTCTACACCGGGCGGGGCGTGA
- the uvrA gene encoding excinuclease ABC subunit UvrA, giving the protein MATDAGITATDGATTPVQPTSGPRPAAPGANGRADSAAIRIRGARANNLQNVDVDLPRNRLIVITGVSGSGKSSLAFDTLLAEGQRQYIDSLSVYARQFFDQRERPDVDRIEGLQPAVAIDQSQGSHSPRSTVGTITEAYDYLRLLYARTGEMACAECGEPISQQAPEEIEQAILALPADSRAMLLAPLVQGRKGKHAELLEEARKAGFVRVRIDGLTYPIEDAPPLGAQKTHDIDAVIDRVVIRDGLEERLSESVRLAVRHGDGVVRVVYQTPEDREKASSDAGGSAYDPEHGWREKLYNTRYACPSCKTGVAEVEPRTFSFNSPYGACPACDGMGVDEGFDPELVLPDLSLSLAQGAIAPWRSSTPAAKKKQDKALAPLLAGKPFDAQTPLEQWPEEALQTLLTGEADALQKGGFLGLLLLLEEAHRGAKSDAARERLDAYRGKVTCPDCNGSRLRPEARSCRVNGMAIHELTSLSIRDAHARLSDLEFDDDRRAVAEPIVREVVRRLKFLQESGVGYLSLGRPADTLSGGELQRVRLATGIGSGLVGVMYLLDEPSIGLHPRDNRRLIDSMRGLQRQGNTVIVVEHDEEVMRAADWLIDIGPGAGDKGGLVVAEGTPDEVAAHPTSVTGRYLRGESILPTPEKRRRTAKSRSLEIEGAELHNLKSLSVTIPLGALVCVSGVSGSGKSSLVMGVLAKALAKKLNGAAAKPGPYSALRGVAQLDRFVKVDQSPIGRSPRSNAATYTGAFDEIRKLFAGAKLSRQRGYKLGRFSFNVKGGRCEECQGQGVQKIEMNFLPDLFVPCDACGGARFNRQTLAVRYKQRSIADVLAMQVDEAVEFFKDVAAIHRPLAALADVGLGYLRIGQPSNKLSGGEAQRIKLAAELGAPKPGSAFYVLDEPTTGLHADDVRRLLGVLHRLVDAGNTVLVIEHHLDVMRSADWLIDLGPEGGDGGGCLVAAGTPEEVAQVDASHTGQWLRKVLG; this is encoded by the coding sequence ATGGCGACGGATGCCGGCATCACCGCAACCGACGGCGCCACGACGCCCGTTCAGCCCACAAGCGGGCCACGTCCCGCGGCGCCCGGCGCCAACGGCCGGGCGGACTCGGCCGCCATCCGCATCCGCGGCGCGCGGGCCAACAACCTGCAGAACGTCGACGTCGACCTGCCCCGCAATCGGCTGATCGTCATCACGGGCGTGAGCGGCAGCGGCAAGAGCTCGCTGGCGTTCGACACCTTGCTGGCCGAGGGCCAGCGGCAGTACATCGACTCGCTGAGCGTTTACGCCCGCCAGTTCTTCGACCAACGCGAGCGGCCCGATGTCGACCGCATCGAGGGCTTGCAGCCGGCCGTCGCGATCGACCAGAGCCAGGGCTCGCACAGCCCGCGCAGCACGGTCGGCACGATCACCGAGGCGTACGACTACCTGCGGCTGCTCTACGCCCGCACCGGTGAGATGGCGTGCGCCGAGTGTGGCGAGCCGATCTCGCAGCAGGCGCCCGAAGAGATCGAGCAGGCGATCCTCGCCCTGCCGGCCGACTCGCGGGCGATGCTGCTGGCGCCGCTCGTGCAGGGCCGCAAGGGCAAGCACGCCGAGCTCCTGGAAGAGGCCCGCAAGGCGGGCTTCGTGCGTGTGCGGATCGACGGGCTCACCTACCCGATCGAAGACGCCCCGCCGCTCGGGGCGCAGAAGACGCACGACATCGACGCGGTGATCGACCGCGTGGTGATCCGCGACGGGCTCGAGGAGCGGCTCAGCGAGTCGGTCCGCCTCGCCGTGCGGCACGGCGACGGCGTGGTGCGCGTCGTCTACCAAACACCCGAGGACAGGGAGAAGGCCAGCAGCGACGCGGGCGGCTCGGCCTACGACCCCGAGCACGGTTGGCGTGAGAAACTCTACAACACGCGCTACGCCTGCCCCAGTTGCAAGACCGGCGTCGCCGAGGTCGAGCCGCGGACCTTCAGCTTCAACAGCCCCTACGGCGCCTGCCCGGCGTGCGACGGCATGGGCGTGGACGAGGGATTCGACCCCGAACTCGTGCTGCCCGACCTGAGCCTGTCGCTCGCCCAGGGGGCGATCGCCCCTTGGCGGTCGTCGACCCCGGCGGCCAAGAAGAAGCAAGACAAGGCGCTCGCCCCCCTGCTGGCCGGCAAGCCGTTCGACGCCCAGACGCCGCTCGAGCAATGGCCCGAAGAAGCGTTGCAAACGCTGCTCACCGGCGAGGCCGACGCCCTCCAGAAAGGGGGCTTCCTGGGGCTGCTGCTCCTGTTGGAAGAGGCCCACCGCGGCGCCAAGAGCGACGCCGCCCGCGAGCGGCTCGACGCCTACCGCGGCAAGGTCACCTGCCCCGACTGCAACGGCTCGCGCCTGCGGCCCGAGGCCCGCAGCTGCCGTGTGAACGGCATGGCGATCCACGAGCTCACATCGTTGTCGATCCGCGACGCCCACGCCCGCCTCTCCGACTTGGAGTTCGACGATGACCGCCGCGCGGTGGCCGAGCCGATCGTCCGCGAGGTCGTCCGCCGACTCAAGTTCCTCCAGGAGTCGGGCGTCGGCTACCTGTCGCTCGGCCGCCCGGCCGACACGCTCTCCGGTGGCGAGCTGCAGCGGGTGCGGCTCGCCACGGGCATCGGCTCGGGGCTGGTCGGCGTGATGTACCTGCTCGACGAGCCGTCGATCGGCCTCCACCCGCGCGACAACCGCCGGCTGATCGACTCGATGCGCGGCCTCCAGCGGCAGGGCAACACGGTGATCGTTGTCGAGCACGACGAGGAGGTGATGCGCGCCGCCGACTGGCTGATCGACATCGGCCCGGGCGCCGGCGACAAGGGAGGCCTCGTCGTCGCGGAGGGGACGCCCGACGAGGTCGCCGCCCACCCCACGTCCGTCACCGGCCGCTACCTGCGCGGCGAGTCGATCTTGCCGACGCCCGAGAAGCGTCGCCGCACCGCCAAGTCGCGTTCCTTGGAGATCGAGGGCGCCGAGCTGCACAACCTCAAGAGCCTCAGCGTCACGATCCCGTTGGGCGCCCTGGTCTGCGTGAGCGGCGTGAGCGGCAGCGGCAAGAGCTCGCTCGTGATGGGCGTGCTGGCCAAGGCGCTGGCGAAGAAACTCAACGGCGCCGCCGCCAAGCCGGGGCCCTATTCGGCCCTCCGGGGCGTTGCCCAGCTCGACCGATTCGTCAAGGTCGACCAGTCGCCCATCGGCCGCTCGCCGCGCAGCAACGCGGCGACCTACACCGGCGCGTTCGACGAGATCCGCAAGCTGTTCGCCGGCGCCAAGCTCTCGCGCCAGCGCGGCTACAAGCTCGGCCGGTTCAGCTTCAACGTGAAAGGGGGCCGCTGCGAAGAGTGCCAGGGCCAGGGCGTGCAGAAGATCGAGATGAACTTCCTGCCCGACCTGTTCGTCCCCTGCGACGCCTGCGGCGGGGCGCGGTTCAACCGCCAAACACTCGCCGTGCGCTACAAGCAGCGGTCGATCGCCGACGTGCTGGCGATGCAGGTCGACGAGGCGGTCGAGTTCTTCAAGGACGTCGCCGCGATCCACCGCCCGCTCGCGGCGTTGGCCGACGTCGGCCTGGGCTACCTCCGGATCGGCCAGCCCTCGAACAAGCTCTCGGGCGGCGAGGCGCAGCGGATCAAGCTCGCCGCCGAGCTCGGCGCCCCCAAGCCCGGCAGCGCGTTCTACGTGCTCGACGAGCCGACCACCGGCCTGCACGCCGACGACGTGCGGCGGCTGCTGGGTGTGCTCCACCGCTTGGTCGACGCCGGCAACACGGTGCTCGTGATCGAGCACCACCTCGACGTGATGCGCTCGGCCGACTGGCTCATCGACCTCGGCCCCGAAGGGGGCGACGGCGGCGGCTGTCTCGTGGCGGCCGGCACACCGGAGGAGGTCGCCCAGGTCGATGCGAGCCACACCGGCCAGTGGCTGCGCAAGGTGCTGGGGTAG
- a CDS encoding CorA family divalent cation transporter, which yields MAPKHSSTKRKPPEPLMPASWDAPQVFRDRLGVHAGRQRLMQSDGQLLLVLHAPPTADETHRRGRVFWRNAEGRWLPASLAHGGHSVNELLDEYEAATEALDDRADTADGAAEMFSVLTELNPLARAARNLYGVLQEAREADRSDPSLIPLRDRAYSLNVRLELLQQETKHALDYLVALRAEEQAVSSARQSLAAHRLNKLVALFLPLATLGGVLGMNMSNGLEKLDARHAPLPIIGVLLVGLVMGLLLSIYVTRKK from the coding sequence ATGGCCCCCAAGCACAGCTCCACAAAGCGCAAGCCCCCCGAGCCGCTGATGCCCGCCTCTTGGGACGCGCCCCAGGTGTTCCGCGACCGGCTCGGCGTCCACGCCGGCCGGCAGCGGCTGATGCAGAGCGACGGCCAGCTGCTGCTCGTGCTGCACGCGCCGCCCACGGCCGACGAGACGCACCGTCGCGGCCGGGTCTTCTGGCGCAACGCCGAGGGCCGCTGGCTCCCGGCGTCGCTCGCCCACGGCGGGCACTCGGTCAACGAACTGCTCGACGAGTACGAGGCGGCCACCGAGGCGCTCGACGACCGCGCCGACACCGCCGACGGCGCCGCGGAGATGTTCAGCGTGCTCACCGAGCTGAACCCGCTGGCCCGCGCCGCTCGCAACCTGTACGGCGTGTTGCAGGAGGCGCGCGAGGCCGACCGCAGCGACCCCAGCCTGATCCCGCTACGTGACCGGGCGTACTCGCTGAACGTGCGGCTCGAGTTGCTGCAGCAAGAGACCAAGCACGCGCTCGACTACCTCGTCGCGCTGCGGGCCGAGGAGCAAGCCGTCTCGTCCGCGCGGCAGTCGCTCGCCGCCCACCGGCTCAACAAGCTGGTCGCGTTGTTCCTGCCGCTCGCCACGCTCGGCGGCGTGCTCGGCATGAACATGTCGAACGGCCTGGAGAAGCTCGACGCCCGCCACGCGCCGCTGCCGATCATCGGCGTGCTGCTTGTCGGGCTGGTGATGGGCTTGCTGCTGAGCATTTACGTCACGCGTAAGAAGTAG
- a CDS encoding DUF7822 domain-containing protein: MANRSYLYSANRLPSRDTSLEVLRTVGIAEFNYDIPIAFMLLVSGNPQRCPSSIWASSEAEAIAGDYQIGVQRLLDFLRRVEHPEVNALIESTQAFLADERNKNSYFLLEPCEIFELGEWESDDTFDELLDYISGVDQVAEHVREKFSDAAQGQQTQYANNLLYSLGVSNWSNILYYSSTEDSSSDSFAIDRSSLSDAKSMPGHDAEKLCGQDTPSQVTKRSLVKNDISWKNNPAVVRWVIILSMLLAFPLGILRARGCAPEQKNVQPPSEVRDTGLPEGWEQSEVFRRLYGQESESNRSENL; encoded by the coding sequence ATGGCGAATCGATCCTACCTCTATTCAGCCAACCGGCTGCCCAGCAGGGACACTTCCCTAGAAGTGCTGCGTACCGTCGGCATTGCCGAGTTCAACTACGACATCCCCATCGCGTTCATGTTGTTGGTGTCCGGAAATCCACAGCGATGCCCCTCGTCGATATGGGCTTCCTCAGAGGCGGAGGCGATCGCAGGAGATTACCAAATCGGTGTTCAGCGTTTGCTGGACTTCTTGAGGCGAGTCGAGCACCCTGAAGTCAATGCCCTAATCGAGAGCACACAAGCCTTTCTGGCGGACGAAAGAAATAAGAATTCCTACTTTCTGCTCGAGCCTTGCGAAATCTTCGAGCTCGGTGAGTGGGAGTCAGACGACACGTTCGACGAATTGTTGGATTACATTAGCGGTGTAGATCAGGTGGCTGAGCATGTGAGGGAAAAATTCTCTGACGCCGCTCAGGGCCAGCAAACGCAATACGCGAACAATTTGCTATACTCGTTGGGAGTCTCGAATTGGAGCAATATTCTCTATTATTCCTCCACCGAAGATTCGAGTTCTGACTCCTTTGCAATCGACCGGAGCTCGCTCTCAGATGCTAAGTCGATGCCCGGTCATGACGCCGAGAAACTGTGCGGACAAGACACCCCATCGCAAGTTACCAAGAGAAGCTTAGTAAAAAACGATATCTCTTGGAAAAACAATCCAGCAGTTGTTCGATGGGTTATTATCCTGAGCATGCTGTTGGCCTTCCCCCTGGGTATTCTTCGAGCAAGGGGATGTGCGCCCGAGCAAAAGAATGTTCAACCTCCTTCAGAGGTAAGAGACACGGGATTACCCGAAGGCTGGGAGCAAAGCGAGGTGTTTCGTAGGCTTTACGGCCAAGAGTCGGAGTCGAACCGGTCTGAGAATCTCTAG
- the aspS gene encoding aspartate--tRNA ligase, with product MLRTHTCGDLRKTDAGTQATLCGWVDSYRDHGGGLFVDLRDRYGITQVVFNPPDTPADLIEASKDLRAEYVLQVTGNVEPRPEGMANAKHKSGEIELRVTEMKLLNKAKSPPVSPSESVTELPGEEIRLKHRYLDLRRPAMQRAMLLRDKIVKGMRDHFADEGFVDVETPILGRSTPEGARDYLVPSRVHPGKFYALPQSPQLYKQILMMAGYDRYVQVARCFRDEDLRADRQPEFTQLDLEMAFIDDDDIIAVIDTLVEKLAKDLLGLDVKLPLPRMTYDEAMTRFGHDAPDLRFGLEIVDLTDLAPKSEFGVFKSVVEAGGHVRAINVPGGAEHYSRRGIDGLTEFVKGFGAKGLAWFKCEEGDKLNSNIAKFFPEELLAEMATRLGSKKGDLVLFSADKWKGTCKVLHALRTKIGEEMKFYDEKAMSFSWVTEFPMFERTDESDNPQAEGRWSAMHHPFTAPLDEHVEFLDSDPERCRAKAYDLVINGSEAGGGTIRIHDADVQSKVFSLLGIDKETADDRFGFLLEALQYGAPPHGGIALGLDRFVMLLGGYDNIRDVIAFPKTQKATDMMTEAPGEVDTKQLKELSVKVDL from the coding sequence GTGCTTAGAACCCACACCTGCGGCGACCTCCGCAAGACCGACGCCGGAACCCAGGCCACCCTCTGCGGCTGGGTCGACAGCTACCGCGACCACGGCGGCGGCCTGTTCGTCGACCTCCGCGACCGCTACGGCATCACCCAGGTGGTGTTCAACCCGCCCGACACCCCGGCCGACCTGATCGAGGCCTCCAAAGACCTGCGCGCCGAGTACGTGCTGCAGGTCACCGGCAACGTCGAGCCGCGCCCCGAGGGGATGGCCAACGCGAAGCACAAGAGCGGCGAGATCGAGCTGCGCGTGACGGAGATGAAGCTCCTGAACAAGGCGAAGTCGCCCCCCGTCTCGCCGTCGGAGAGCGTCACCGAGTTGCCGGGCGAGGAGATCCGCCTGAAGCACCGCTACCTCGACCTGCGTCGCCCCGCGATGCAGCGCGCCATGCTGCTCCGCGACAAGATCGTCAAAGGCATGCGCGACCACTTCGCCGACGAGGGCTTTGTCGACGTCGAGACGCCGATCCTCGGCCGCAGCACGCCCGAGGGCGCCCGCGATTACCTCGTGCCGTCGCGCGTCCACCCCGGCAAGTTCTACGCCCTGCCGCAGAGCCCGCAGCTCTACAAGCAGATCCTGATGATGGCCGGCTACGACCGCTACGTGCAGGTCGCCCGCTGCTTCCGCGACGAGGACCTCCGCGCCGACCGCCAGCCGGAGTTCACCCAGCTCGACCTCGAGATGGCGTTCATCGACGACGACGACATCATCGCCGTGATCGACACGCTCGTGGAGAAGCTCGCCAAAGACCTCCTCGGCCTCGACGTCAAGCTGCCGCTGCCGCGCATGACCTACGACGAGGCGATGACACGCTTCGGCCACGACGCGCCCGACCTGCGGTTCGGCCTCGAGATCGTCGACCTGACGGACCTCGCGCCCAAGAGCGAGTTCGGCGTGTTCAAGTCGGTCGTCGAGGCGGGCGGCCACGTCCGCGCGATCAACGTCCCCGGCGGCGCCGAGCACTACTCGCGCCGCGGCATCGACGGCCTCACCGAGTTCGTCAAAGGCTTCGGCGCCAAGGGCCTCGCCTGGTTCAAGTGCGAGGAGGGCGACAAGCTCAACTCGAACATCGCCAAGTTCTTCCCCGAGGAGCTCTTGGCCGAGATGGCCACACGCCTCGGCAGCAAGAAGGGCGACCTCGTGCTCTTCTCGGCCGACAAGTGGAAGGGGACCTGCAAGGTGCTGCACGCCCTCAGGACCAAGATCGGCGAGGAGATGAAGTTCTACGACGAGAAGGCGATGAGCTTCTCTTGGGTCACCGAGTTCCCGATGTTCGAGCGCACGGACGAGTCCGACAACCCGCAGGCCGAGGGACGCTGGAGCGCGATGCACCACCCCTTCACCGCGCCCTTGGACGAGCACGTCGAGTTCCTCGACAGCGACCCGGAACGCTGCCGCGCCAAGGCGTACGACCTGGTGATCAACGGCAGTGAGGCGGGCGGCGGCACGATCCGGATCCACGACGCCGACGTCCAATCGAAGGTCTTCTCGCTGCTCGGCATCGACAAGGAGACGGCCGACGACCGCTTCGGCTTCCTGCTCGAAGCCCTGCAATACGGCGCCCCCCCGCACGGCGGCATCGCCTTAGGACTAGACCGCTTCGTGATGCTGCTGGGCGGCTACGACAACATCCGCGACGTGATCGCCTTCCCCAAGACCCAGAAGGCCACGGACATGATGACCGAGGCCCCCGGCGAAGTGGACACGAAGCAGCTCAAAGAATTGAGCGTGAAGGTGGATTTGTGA
- a CDS encoding NAD-dependent epimerase/dehydratase family protein, translating into MHALVTGAGGFLGRYVCEMLLARGDSVRGFARGDYPELTAAGVEMVRGDLADRAAVVEACRGVDCVLHVGGKVGVWGRWFDYFNANVHGTLNLLSACAEQGVPRMVFTSSPSVTFDGADQRGVDNSAPYPTKWLAHYPHSKALAEQFVLSQDNTPVRPRDGSGGRGATLRTCSLRPHLVWGPRDHHLTARLVERSRSGQLRRVGTGTNRVDMVYVENAAAAHLQAADALAEPDPACAGKAYFLSQGEPVVCWEWIDQILALAGEPPVSKSIGARAAYAAGALLETKHWARRDFAREPRMTRFVARQLATDHWFDIEATRQDFGYKPAISTEEGMQRLGDWLRSLPLRSKA; encoded by the coding sequence ATGCACGCCCTCGTCACCGGCGCCGGAGGTTTCCTCGGCCGGTATGTCTGCGAAATGCTCCTCGCCCGCGGCGACTCGGTGCGCGGCTTCGCGCGCGGCGACTACCCGGAGCTCACGGCGGCGGGTGTCGAGATGGTGCGCGGCGACCTGGCCGACCGCGCGGCCGTGGTCGAGGCGTGCCGCGGCGTCGACTGCGTGCTGCACGTCGGCGGCAAGGTCGGCGTGTGGGGCCGTTGGTTCGACTACTTCAACGCCAACGTCCACGGCACGCTCAACCTGCTGAGCGCCTGCGCCGAGCAGGGCGTCCCGCGGATGGTCTTCACCAGCAGCCCGAGCGTCACGTTCGACGGCGCCGACCAGCGCGGCGTCGACAACTCGGCGCCCTACCCCACGAAGTGGCTCGCCCACTACCCGCACAGCAAGGCGCTCGCCGAGCAGTTCGTGCTGTCGCAAGACAACACGCCCGTGCGCCCCCGCGACGGAAGCGGCGGCCGCGGCGCCACGCTGCGCACCTGCTCGCTGCGGCCGCACCTGGTGTGGGGGCCCCGCGACCACCACCTCACCGCCCGCTTGGTCGAACGCTCGCGCAGCGGCCAGCTCCGCCGCGTCGGCACGGGGACCAACCGGGTCGACATGGTCTACGTCGAGAACGCCGCCGCCGCCCACCTGCAGGCGGCCGACGCGTTGGCCGAGCCCGACCCGGCCTGCGCGGGCAAGGCTTACTTCCTCAGCCAGGGCGAGCCGGTCGTCTGCTGGGAGTGGATCGACCAGATCCTCGCCCTCGCCGGCGAGCCGCCGGTGAGCAAGTCGATCGGCGCCCGCGCCGCCTACGCCGCCGGCGCCCTGCTGGAGACCAAGCACTGGGCCCGTCGCGACTTCGCCCGCGAGCCCCGCATGACCCGCTTCGTCGCCCGCCAATTGGCCACCGACCACTGGTTCGATATCGAGGCCACGCGGCAAGATTTCGGCTACAAACCGGCCATTTCCACCGAGGAAGGCATGCAGCGGCTGGGCGACTGGCTCCGCTCCCTGCCGCTACGTTCCAAGGCGTAG